One window of the Clupea harengus chromosome 20, Ch_v2.0.2, whole genome shotgun sequence genome contains the following:
- the slitrk4 gene encoding SLIT and NTRK-like protein 4 has translation MLLLVLLALSVSRSFSNLDSGLSTETCSACSCMSIENVLYVNCEKITVYRPTELQPPATSSLYHLNFQNNLLYILYPNSFLNFTHAVSLQLGNNKLQNVEGGAFFGLSALKQLHLNNNELTELRTDTFRGIENLEYLQADYNLIKFIEKGAFNKLHRLKVVILNDNLVQILPENIFRFASLTHLDIRGNRIQRLPYLGLLEHIGRIVELQLDDNPWNCTCELLPLKAWLENMPYNIFIGEAVCETPSDLYGRLLKETNKQELCPMGEGSDFDVRMPPSHPENDQATSNVAPTTIASTATKVPKTTSSSKIYGNGIVAGIPFGKNGQIISYQTRVPPLSCPQPCTCKAHSSDFGISVSCQERNINSLADIAPKPQNSKKLHLSGNYIKDLSPFDFQGFEGLDLLHLGSNQIAAVQKGVFANLTNLRRLYLNGNLLEQLHPEMFIGLSNLQYLFLEFNAIKEILAGTFDSMPSLQLLYLNNNVLRSMPAYVFANVPLARLNLKYNQFMNLPVSGVLDQLRSLTQIDLEGNPWECSCDLVALKLWLEKQNGQVAVKEVKCASPLQFFNIELRNLKNEILCPKLLAQPPLILTSSMPMHTSVVSAGMGKASPGGPVPLSIMILSILVVLILTVFVAFCLLVFVLRRNQKPAVRQEGLGNQECGTMPIKLRRHNHKYNRNDDLGGETFIPQTIEHMSKSHTCGIRDSESGFKYTDSQRQKIILCNSTDRDKECLPLDPRKRLSTIDELDEFLPGRDSSMSLHNYLKNKRDFNTIGVSGFEIRYPEKTQDKKGKKSLIGGNHSKIVVEQRKSEYYELKAKLQGTPDYLQVLEEQTTMSQI, from the coding sequence ATGCTGCTGCTTGTTCTTTTGGCACTTTCTGTATCAAGATCCTTTTCTAACTTGGATTCTGGCCTTTCCACGGAGACCTGCAGTGCTTGTTCGTGTATGTCCATTGAAAATGTCCTTTATGTGAACTGTGAGAAAATAACTGTTTACAGACCTACAGAGCTGCAGCCACCTGCAACTTCTAGCCTGTACCACCTAAATTTTCAAAATAACCTCCTATACATTCTTTATCCTAATTCCTTTCTGAATTTTACGCATGCAGTATCGCTACAGCTGGGAAACAACAAATTACAGAACGTCGAAGGAGGCGCCTTTTTTGGGCTGAGTGCACTAAAGCAGCTGCACTTAAATAACAATGAATTAACAGAGCTACGTACTGACACTTTCCGTGGAATCGAGAACTTGGAATACCTCCAGGCCGACTACAATTTAATCAAATTTATTGAAAAGGGAGCCTTCAACAAACTACACCGACTCAAAGTTGTTATCCTTAATGACAATCTCGTCCAGATCTTACCAGAAAACATTTTTCGCTTTGCTTCGCTCACACATTTGGATATTAGAGGAAACAGGATACAACGGCTCCCTTACCTTGGACTTTTGGAGCATATCGGTAGAATCGTGGAGTTGCAGCTTGATGACAACCCATGGAATTGCACTTGTGAATTATTGCCTTTAAAGGCCTGGCTGGAAAACATGCCCTACAATATTTTCATTGGTGAGGCTGTATGTGAAACCCCCAGTGACTTATACGGACGACTTTTGAAagagacaaataaacaagaacTGTGTCCCATGGGAGAAGGTAGTGATTTTGATGTCAGAATGCCACCCTCCCATCCTGAGAATGACCAGGCGACGTCTAATGTTGCACCAACCACAATAGCATCAACAGCTACCAAAGTACCCAAAACAACCAGCTCTTCAAAGATTTACGGTAATGGAATTGTTGCTGGTATTCCATTTGGTAAAAATGGTCAAATTATTTCCTATCAAACCAGAGTcccacccctctcctgtccACAGCCATGCACGTGCAAGGCTCATTCATCTGACTTTGGGATTAGTGTCAGCTGCCAGGAAAGGAATATCAACAGTTTAGCAGATATTGCACCCAAGCCACAAAATTCCAAGAAGTTGCATCTCAGTGGTAATTATATAAAGGATCTCAGTCCATTCGATTTCCAGGGGTTTGAGGGCTTAGACCTGCTCCATCTGGGCAGTAATCAAATAGCTGCGGTTCAAAAGGGAGTCTTTGCCAATTTGACCAACCTAAGGAGACTATATCTAAACGGAAATCTGCTTGAGCAGCTCCATCCTGAGATGTTCATCGGCCTTTCCAACCTCCAATATTTGTTCTTGGAATTCAATGCCATAAAGGAGATATTAGCTGGAACGTTTGATTCCATGCCAAGTCTTCAACTCTTATATCTTAACAATAATGTCCTTAGGAGTATGCCTGCCTACGTATTTGCTAATGTTCCCCTGGCTCGACTGAATCTGAAATATAACCAGTTTATGAATTTGCCTGTGAGTGGTGTTTTGGATCAGCTCAGGTCGCTCACTCAGATAGATCTGGAGGGGAATCCATGGGAGTGTTCGTGTGATTTAGTGGCTTTGAAGCTCTGGCTGGAGAAGCAGAATGGGCAGGTCGCCGTAAAAGAGGTCAAATGTGCGTCTCCTTTACAGTTCTTTAACATAGAACTTCGCAATCTTAAGAATGAAATTCTGTGCCCCAAGCTTCTAGCACAACCCCCCCTTATACTGACCAGTTCCATGCCCATGCATACATCAGTGGTCTCAGCAGGTATGGGTAAGGCCTCCCCCGGAGGCCCAGTACCTCTGTCCATCATGATTCTTAGCATCTTGGTGGTTCTAATTCTCACTGTTTTTGTTGCCTTCTGCCTCCTTGTCTTCGTGCTGAGGCGCAACCAGAAGCCAGCTGTGAGACAAGAGGGTTTGGGAAACCAAGAATGTGGCACCATGCCAATTAAGTTACGACGACACAACCATAAATACAACCGAAACGATGATCTAGGCGGGGAGACATTCATCCCTCAGACCATAGAACACATGAGTAAGAGTCACACCTGCGGGATCAGAGACTCTGAATCAGGTTTTAAGTACACTGACTCTCAGAGACAGAAAATAATCCTGTGCAATAGcactgacagagacaaagagtgtCTTCCCCTGGACCCCAGGAAGAGGCTGAGCACTATCGATGAGTTGGATGAATTTCTTCCAGGAAGGGATTCTTCCATGTCCCTTCACAACTACTTAAAGAACAAAAGGGATTTCAATACTATAGGTGTAAGTGGATTTGAGATCCGTTACCCTGAGAAAACCCAggacaaaaaagggaaaaagtcTTTAATAGGGGGTAACCACAGTAAGATTGTAGTGGAGCAGCGCAAAAGTGAATATTATGAACTAAAAGCAAAACTGCAAGGTACACCTGACTACCTTCAAGTGTTAGAAGAACAAACGACCATGAGTCAAATTTAG